In one Fodinicola acaciae genomic region, the following are encoded:
- a CDS encoding ABC transporter ATP-binding protein: MTEPVVRVDDLSVTFDAATPVPAVRGVSFQVAPGEVLGIVGESGSGKSVTALALMGLLPASATVSGSVTIAGAQVVGASDRALSQLRGRKVAMVFQDPLSAFTPVYRIGEQLAEAVMAHQKVSGQAARSRAVELLDLVGIPDARVRADAFPHEFSGGMRQRAMIAMAIANDPDVLVADEPTTALDVTIQAQILDVLRQAQQQTGAALVLISHDLGVIAGSADRVAVMYAGKVVESAPVGEFFRRPVMPYSLGLIGAVPRIDRAESRPLVPIPGSPPSPTRLPSGCPFSDRCPLVEPRCREAAPDLRAIAGDHTVACHRAEHVIEHSLTPDTVYHVPAAPPARPATGVEVLRVDRLTKTFPLLKGSVFKRRVGTVYPVDGVDLTIRTGETLGLVGESGAGKSTTLFEILAMTRVESGTVTILGQRTDQLSASAEHALRADVQIVFQDPMGSLDPRMPVGDIIAEPLRAQRADRADIGRRVPELLKLVGLSPADATRFPHEFSGGQRQRISIARALSVRPRLLVLDEPVSALDVSIQAGILNLLQRLKTELGLSYLFVSHDLSVIRHLADRVAVMYLGRTIESGEVDRVFDRPAHPYTRALLSAVPVPDPEIERARERVLLPGDPPSPTRRHTGCRFRDRCPLHLTLDEDDAKRCRTTDPDMIPVAGQHAAACHFTSRV, translated from the coding sequence GTGACCGAGCCAGTGGTGCGAGTCGATGACCTGTCGGTCACCTTCGACGCGGCGACGCCGGTGCCGGCCGTGCGCGGCGTCAGTTTCCAGGTCGCACCTGGCGAAGTGCTCGGCATCGTCGGCGAGTCCGGCTCCGGCAAGTCGGTCACCGCGCTGGCCCTGATGGGACTTCTGCCAGCCTCGGCAACGGTTTCCGGGTCCGTGACGATCGCCGGCGCGCAGGTCGTCGGCGCCTCCGACCGTGCGTTGTCGCAGCTGCGCGGCCGTAAGGTGGCGATGGTCTTCCAGGATCCGTTGTCGGCCTTCACCCCGGTCTACCGGATCGGTGAGCAGCTCGCCGAAGCCGTTATGGCGCACCAAAAGGTCAGCGGCCAGGCGGCGCGGTCGCGAGCCGTGGAGCTGCTCGACCTGGTCGGCATCCCGGACGCGCGCGTACGTGCCGACGCGTTTCCGCACGAGTTTTCCGGCGGCATGCGGCAACGCGCGATGATCGCGATGGCGATCGCCAACGACCCGGACGTGTTGGTCGCCGACGAGCCGACGACCGCTCTCGACGTGACCATCCAGGCGCAGATCCTCGACGTGCTGCGGCAAGCACAGCAACAGACCGGCGCGGCGCTGGTGCTGATCAGCCACGATCTCGGCGTCATCGCCGGCTCCGCCGACCGAGTGGCCGTGATGTATGCCGGCAAAGTGGTGGAGTCGGCGCCGGTCGGCGAGTTTTTCCGGCGACCGGTGATGCCGTACAGCCTCGGCCTGATCGGCGCCGTCCCGCGCATCGACCGTGCCGAATCGCGACCGCTCGTACCGATCCCCGGCTCGCCGCCGTCGCCGACGCGGCTGCCGTCCGGCTGCCCGTTCAGCGACCGCTGTCCGCTGGTCGAGCCACGCTGCCGCGAAGCCGCGCCGGATTTGCGTGCCATCGCTGGCGATCACACGGTCGCCTGCCATCGCGCCGAGCACGTCATCGAGCACTCGCTGACCCCGGACACCGTCTATCACGTGCCGGCCGCACCACCGGCCAGGCCGGCGACCGGCGTCGAGGTGCTGCGCGTCGACCGGCTGACCAAGACTTTCCCGCTGTTGAAGGGATCGGTGTTCAAGCGGCGGGTCGGCACGGTCTATCCGGTCGACGGCGTCGACCTGACCATCCGCACCGGTGAGACGCTCGGTCTGGTCGGTGAGTCAGGAGCCGGCAAGAGCACGACCCTGTTCGAGATCCTGGCGATGACCAGGGTCGAGTCGGGGACGGTCACGATCCTCGGCCAGCGTACCGACCAGCTCTCCGCCTCGGCCGAGCACGCGTTGCGCGCCGACGTGCAGATCGTTTTCCAGGATCCGATGGGAAGTCTCGACCCGCGGATGCCGGTCGGCGACATCATCGCCGAGCCGTTGCGGGCACAGCGCGCCGACCGTGCCGACATCGGCCGGCGCGTACCGGAGCTGCTGAAGCTGGTCGGCCTCTCCCCCGCCGACGCGACCCGGTTTCCGCACGAGTTTTCCGGCGGGCAAAGGCAACGGATCTCCATCGCGCGAGCGCTGTCGGTGCGGCCGCGGCTGCTCGTGCTCGACGAGCCGGTGTCGGCACTGGACGTGTCGATCCAGGCCGGCATCCTGAACCTGTTGCAGCGCTTGAAAACCGAGCTTGGTCTGTCGTATCTGTTCGTTTCCCACGATCTTTCGGTGATCCGGCACCTCGCCGACCGGGTCGCGGTGATGTATCTCGGTCGTACGATCGAAAGCGGCGAGGTCGACCGGGTTTTCGACCGGCCGGCGCATCCGTACACGCGCGCGCTCCTGTCCGCCGTGCCGGTGCCGGATCCGGAGATCGAGCGCGCTCGCGAACGGGTGCTGTTGCCAGGCGATCCGCCGAGCCCGACCCGCCGGCACACCGGCTGCCGGTTTCGCGACCGCTGTCCGCTGCACCTCACGCTCGACGAGGACGACGCGAAGCGTTGCCGGACAACCGATCCGGACATGATCCCGGTCGCCGGCCAGCACGCGGCGGCCTGCCATTTCACCAGCCGGGTTTGA
- a CDS encoding ABC transporter permease, with amino-acid sequence MSTQPEAPPQTVQAESAGTAAVVAEHLATAPPSRFSVVFKRFRRNTSALAGLIAIVLLFVLAFAGPFMTHWSYADIDYSALRDPPSVEHWLGTNPIGQDVFAQTVRGLQKSLLIGLLVAVFSTGVAAAVGTAAGYFGGWTDRIAMFFVDLLLVFPPLLIIAVVSPGMRTYGWLAFVGILAVLVWMITARVIRSMTLSLKQQEFVRVARFAGVRPVRIILRHILPNVASFLIIDATITVGSAVMFETALSYFGFGVQPPDVSLGTLIAAGTGSALTYPWMFFFSAGLLVVFVLAINLVGDGLRDALDPTSDRTRRRFFSRKGRR; translated from the coding sequence ATGTCGACCCAACCGGAAGCACCGCCGCAGACCGTACAGGCGGAAAGTGCCGGCACCGCGGCGGTCGTCGCCGAGCATCTGGCGACCGCGCCACCGAGCCGGTTTTCGGTGGTGTTCAAGCGGTTTCGCCGTAACACCTCGGCACTGGCCGGGCTGATCGCCATCGTGCTGCTGTTCGTGCTGGCCTTCGCCGGACCCTTCATGACGCACTGGTCGTATGCGGACATCGACTATTCGGCGCTGCGCGATCCGCCGTCGGTCGAGCATTGGCTCGGCACCAATCCGATCGGCCAGGACGTTTTCGCCCAGACCGTACGCGGCCTGCAGAAGTCGTTGCTGATCGGCCTGTTGGTAGCGGTCTTCTCCACCGGGGTGGCCGCCGCCGTCGGCACCGCGGCCGGCTATTTCGGCGGCTGGACCGACCGGATCGCGATGTTCTTCGTCGACCTGCTGCTGGTTTTCCCGCCGCTGCTGATCATCGCGGTCGTCTCGCCCGGCATGCGCACCTACGGCTGGCTGGCGTTCGTGGGCATCCTGGCCGTCCTGGTGTGGATGATCACCGCGCGAGTGATCCGGTCGATGACGCTTTCGCTGAAACAGCAGGAGTTCGTCAGAGTCGCGCGGTTCGCCGGCGTGCGTCCGGTGCGGATCATCCTGCGCCACATCCTGCCGAACGTGGCCTCCTTCCTCATCATCGACGCGACCATCACGGTCGGTTCCGCGGTGATGTTCGAGACCGCCTTGTCCTACTTCGGATTCGGCGTGCAGCCGCCGGACGTGTCGCTCGGAACGCTGATCGCTGCCGGCACCGGATCCGCATTGACGTATCCGTGGATGTTTTTCTTCTCGGCCGGGCTGCTGGTGGTTTTCGTGCTGGCGATCAACCTCGTCGGCGACGGCCTGCGGGACGCGCTCGACCCGACCTCCGACCGTACGCGGCGACGCTTCTTCTCGCGGAAGGGGCGGCGGTGA
- a CDS encoding SRPBCC family protein, protein MIPVVNTEILIRRPCAEVFNAFADPDVTSRFWFTKSTGKMVAGAQLTWSWEMYGVSGDVRVKEVVPDSRIVFDWNEGRTTVEFDFRPWGDGMTHMTVKETGMTGTLEEMVAYAADSTGGFTWMLSAAKALLEQDVQLNTVRDAHPELLKPGW, encoded by the coding sequence ATGATTCCCGTTGTCAACACCGAAATCCTGATCCGCCGGCCGTGCGCGGAGGTCTTCAACGCATTCGCCGACCCGGACGTGACCAGCCGGTTCTGGTTCACCAAGAGCACCGGCAAGATGGTCGCTGGCGCGCAGCTGACCTGGTCATGGGAGATGTACGGCGTCTCCGGTGACGTGCGCGTCAAGGAGGTCGTGCCGGACAGCCGCATCGTCTTCGACTGGAACGAAGGCAGGACGACGGTCGAGTTCGACTTCCGGCCGTGGGGCGACGGGATGACCCACATGACCGTCAAGGAGACCGGCATGACCGGCACGCTGGAGGAGATGGTCGCCTACGCCGCGGACTCCACCGGCGGCTTCACCTGGATGCTGAGCGCCGCGAAAGCGTTGCTGGAGCAGGACGTCCAGCTCAACACCGTCCGCGACGCGCATCCGGAGCTGCTCAAACCCGGCTGGTGA